The DNA window TCTATATGATATAGGAATTGACTTCTTGAAAGTTGCATTGTTAATTTGTTATTGCTCGATTATGAAGAAAATTTTTGTTAGAGACGTGCGTGCCAGACATGCATGTCTAATTGTCTACTAGTATTTTTAAAGAATTATGAGGAGGCAATTGTACATCTTGCTCCAACGTGTTTCTGGCATTAGTGCAAGCAGGTAAATAAAAACTGATTGCTGAAGGAATAGGAAAGATGAATCTATGCTAGTAGCATAGCATGCACACATTTTTTTAGGCGAACAGGAGGGGGATTCCCCTACTGAAATTATTATTAAAAGAAACAAAACAGGTCCAACAAAAGGTTAAGAATAAACAAAGAAAGAGAGATGATAAGAACAATTACAACAAGGCTTGTAGCCATTTATCAATCAAAGGGAAGTATCGTTTCTTTGCCCTATGAAGAGGGCAAATTCTTTCTTGAAAATGACCTTACATCGCTCCAAGGAAGGTTGTATGCCACGAAATATTTGATCCTTGCGGAGTGTCCAAATACTCCAGCATAGAAGGACTATAATTTCCATGAAGAAAGGAAGCCGCAACTGTCACTTAAAATCTTCAAGCACTTCAAAAGGCTAATGCAAGATTGCTTCCAAGTTTCTCCATCATTGCTTATTGTTCTGCTGATGAGGGATCGATGAGCTGTGTGTCTCTAGACTTGTATTAGCATTTGGCTGATTTAGTTTTTCATAGAAAAGAATGTAGGCCTGAGACTCAAGTACCTCCTCTAGAGAGGCATCTTGGACGTGCTCGTCACTTACACAGAACCATGTGCTAGCAGCACCACTCACCTGCTGCTGATACCCACTCCGGCTCGCTCTCACAAAGGTAATATAGTGTCCTCCATCCAATGTTTGTCCCTCGTGTACAATGACAGCAACAAGATGATATTTGTAGTTTTCATTTTCTGTATGCCTGAAGATGAGAACATGACAATTACGAAAGATATAAAATTTATAAATGAAGTTAGAAAAGAACTTCTTTCAGATTCATATGAAAATTGTTTAATTAGTACTAAATGTTATTAGAAAAGAGAGTCATATTGAACTGAATAAACGTGTCCATACCTGGGGTGCATGAACTTCGTTATATCCAGTGTCTCCTCAAAGATCACAGGTTCCCCCAACTTCTGGGTCTTATCATGTGGTGCATGTGGATCATAGTTAAATCTCTTCAGCTGAATAATTAGTACAGGTGGTgccttggatattttattagatTCTCTTGCCACAGTTGTCCATATCTTGTTTTGCACTTTCTGGCTTTGTTCCATTTGATGTTCATCTCCATAGTTGTCTGGTATGCTTATTTGTTTCCCATTAGGTGGATAGCTGGGTTGCGCCTTGAGGTGTGTTCCACTGTCTGACTGCTCAGTTTGCTTAGTAGAGGCATTTCCGGCAGCAGAACAGTCTGTACAGAGCCAATCCTCGATATTCCCCAGGGCATACAAGTCCAAGCAGTCCTCAACTGATACATGCTTCTTTGACGGTATTGCCAAACTAAGATCAAGCTTCTCTCCGCCATTATATGTAGCGTGCCCACATGCTTTGCAGCGTAGATTCTTACCATCCTGGCCATAGAAGAGGGACTCGATCATTCCTGGTTCCTCATCATGCAAACCATCAAGCAAGGAGATGAGCATGAGGTAGCTGTCTTCCGTCGCGCCGCGTTGGAATTTTGAATTGCGTGAGCACATAATATTGAAGAGGTTCTCAGGCACCAGCGGGATGCTGGcatcattgttgccataggttgTCTCCATGAAGAGGTTCTTCAGTTCTTGGCCAAGTGAACCTTTCGGAGGCAGAGCATCTGGTTCTAACATGCTCACACGCATGTTACCAAGTGCAAGGAGGCTCTGCAGAACTGCGTTGAAGTAGCATGTGTTCCCGAGATTCTTCATCCCTCTAACCACATTCTGATGAGGCAAGGGCATGGCTCTGCCTGTTACAATGTTCTCACTCTGCACGCTGGCTATCCCTTCACCAGCATCTTCTGCATGCGTGTTTCGACCCACCACCACCATTTGTCTTTGTTTTTCCGTGTCCTCCTGATAACTGTGCTCTTCAGTCTGATGATCTATCCATGTGCCGTTCACACCTGCACGTTCCACAAAGTCTGTTTGAGTAATCACATTAATCCCATCCTTTCCAGGGACTCCATTCTCCGCCTTACCATTCTGCCCCTGTGCACCTGCAGCTCGCTGCACCAAATCTGATCTAGGTGTGTCTGCTTCCTCTTTCCCCCCTGGTTTTGCATCAGCTTGCTGCATCTCTTGCGTAGTTTGATCATTGCCACTTTCGGCATTGTCGTCCCGAGGTGCTCGTGCTCCAGGGGCATTGTTGTCATCAGGAACATCTTCCACTGGCCACAGTTTGCTCTTATCAATCCCACAATGCCATAGCCATGCCCAGATGTGCGTAATGAACTCGCCTCCTGACTCAAGGGACTTCTTGTGTGACGCTGCATTCCAACTAGGGGCAAGGTGTACTAGTAACTCTGCCCATACCTCGGACAGGATCACCCAACGGTCTTCTTCACTCTCGAAACTGATGAGCTGGTATCCCAGAATGGCACCTTGTCGCAGAACATTCTCCCTTTCTGCCATCACTTTGTCAGTTTCTTCTTCAGCAGCATTCTTTGCTTCTTCCATTAGTTTGTCATACCTCCTCTGTAACGAGTCATGGTCTTTCAGTATTTGATCACGAGCATACTTAATGGTTTCTTGGAGTACCATCTTGGGCACGAGGAAGCTGTCAGGGATCATTTCAGGCTTTGAAACAAGCAGATATGCACAGTACCGCGACAGGCTATTTGCAATGACGTAGCTTTCCTGAAGCTTACCACTTAATTTGTTTTCGTCCATAAGATATGATTTGGAGGAGCAGCACGTAGTGAAGCATGACAAGAGATCGCAAAGGAACCCAGGTTTTGTTAGATCGACACCATTGCCTTTAGCCAGCTTTATCTCACAAAGGCTGGTGGCGATGTGCCATACCAGAATGATGTGAGAGCATGTGGGCAGTTGAAAGCAGGCCCATCGGTATTTCTCCCTCTGTCCTTCCTCTGGCAGTGACTTGATCGTCTTGGCGAGGTAACCATGCGTAAGGTTCAGAGAGCGAAGCTTGTCCAGAATAGCAGGCTTCAGGCAATCTGGAATACTGATGGCCTTACCTAGCTCTGCCCCTTCATCCTTTTTTTCCACCACTCCGACTGTTACTTTGTGCATCAGATTCCAAATTCTTGGTTTGCCATCATACGAATGCAAGAAGACATACTGGTCTATGACACCATGCCACCGTTCGCTAATAATTTTAGATTTGAAGAAGGATAGTATTATTCCCTCAGCAAACCTATTCCTCACGCATTTACTCTTGCACCGTTGGTATAAGCAGGTGAGGAGTAATCTTGTCCAGTCCGATAGCAAGTAGGTAACTATCTCCCATATCTCCTTGAACATCATGAAAAACATGAATGCCCAAGTGATACTGACGTCGACGTTGAATCCATGCACATGGTGGGTGGTATCACCCTCTGGGGGTTTAATCACCCTGCGGATGTCCACAGAAAGCCAGCATACCACAGCAAAGGTCAGCACAGACAGCGCGAGGCTGATGAAGAGTGAAAGGAGACCACACCAGAACACCATCGGGTAGCGGGTGTTGAAGTAGTCATTGAGGAAAGCAAGCTGAAGTTCCATGACCCTAAAGGTGCGCATGTCATTCTCCTCCTCAGCAATTCTTGCTCTGATCAGCTTTTGGTTAACGCGAATGGCGTCCTCATGCAGCCTCACATCTTCAAGCCTGCACCGGAGCAACCTGTACAACGCAAAGGCAAGGGAGAGATCCTTCAAGTCGTCACCCCCCTGACTACTACTGTCGTTGTGGCGGTGCAGAAGGTGGCCATCAGACTGCCAAATTTTGTCCAGTGTAGTGAGTGTATCTATGCTTGTGTTGCTTCTTTTCCTCCGTTGCTGCTTGTAAGGGTCTATACGGAGAACATACTGAGGCTTCTTCAGCGTGACACTTCGCTTTGTTTCTCCATAGACCAAGTATTTGTATCCTTGCATTGTCTGTGGGTCACAGTCTGCATCTCTGAAGTTGCCAGGTTCACGATCAGTTCGCATGTACTCTGAAATGAGGCTTGAACTGTGGCCATGCCACATGGACCGAACCGCTAGATTGCGTGTCTGGAATCTGTAGAAGCTCCTCAGTACCTGCAAGCTCCAGAGTGACCAGAGCGGGAGCAAAAACTTGGAATCGCTGGATCCGTTCAGGAATCCTACTCCCAAGAGCTTGATTACATTTCTCCACTCGGTGAACCGTCGACCCCgtctgtcaggaacaccataCCCAGAGATGAAATCGATGCTGTTGCGGAAATTGACAAGAACAATGGCCCACACTGGGAACAACTGATTCTTGATCGTTGCTGTTTTCATGGCTCCGAGGATGTATAACACTATGGAGTCAGATACAGTGTCCAGGATGTTAAAGATGGACATGATAATCGGGCTGTGAAAGCGGCGACGGAAGATGTCCAAGATGGACATAGCAAGGAACAGAAATGTGACCATAACCACCAGGAACTCAATGCGAAGCAAGATGTATGTTTTCTTATTCATCATGATGAATAAGGAGGATACCACAGATCCAGGACTCGCCATTATATTGGCTCGATCACTAGTCTTTCTGAATTGCTGTGCACGGCCTGCAAGATCAAACTGTTTCCCAACACATCATAAATCCACAAATTAAGGAAAATAATCGAGACATATATGATAAACAAACTTGATCCCCGGGATTAACTACATCACAaacatgcaagtccaaccaaggGGGTATACTACGGCAGCAGAAATTCGCGTTTTCAAGCTAAGCTTCACTCTAGGTTTAGGTTGATGCCGCCAACTCGATCTCTCCTAATTAGTCATCATTTGTATGCAATGTATATGATCATCCAAACGGGATGGCCCTACCACTACTAGTGAAATCAGTGGAAAAAACTGCGCGCACCCCGATCTCATTTCAGCGAGTCCCCAGTTTGGACACCTTCGCGGCGTGAAGAGGTCCAggctttccatcaagggtctctttggccctcagctgcagcactcggTCGAGTCGGCTCTAGACTTCATCCTTCGCTAACTCAACCAACGACACACGCTCGGTGTCCGTCGGGCCGAAGTACAGCCACATCGGTGTCATCCTCTCCGCTAGCGGGATGACCcgatgatggaagaaggtgtgaaacacccacaccccatcaaggccatgctacaacagcttctagagctcctcccCGATAATCTCTAGCTTCTTCTGCCGGCTGGCggggccccacgaccagctctcctGCCCCTCTGGCCTCCTACCGATGAAGGGCGGGAATGATGCATTCgccgggttcctgatgtagaaccatttcctGTGCCACCCCTGATTGGAATCATAGGGGGTGTACGCAGGGTACGAGCCTGACACGCTCGGTTTCTTCTGCAGTGCGAAGCCCCCCACCAGCGCGATCCTGAgcggcttcccctctgacaaagcTCGACCAGAGAACATCCGCCGGAAGAAGTctatgtgcggctccatcccgaggaaggcctcacacacgGTGATGAAGCtagcgatatgcagcaccctagtcggattgaggtgctacagctccaggccccactcattgaggagcccacatagaaaccagtgcgcggggtatcctaacccgcactcatggaaggcgaggaaggagacaacctcactGTCCCGAGGTCACGGGAAATCCTCCCCtacaggagccctccagtgcaccacctccttcggcggtagcACCCCCTTTGCGGCGAAGGCGGCTAGCACTGACTCGCTCACAacagatgacctctagctcgacattgtgctatggattcatgaatggatctatgagttttctcctctccctcactctcccctttttctcctaggaatCACAGCGGCACTCAAATGCTCTTGGCGagaagaaagaaggagaagaggtagtagatgaggaataggcgaaggaacaggacgaaaagccctctcccttcccctatttaaggagaaggcGCAACGATTGGGGAAAGGCGAAGGGttggggcgaaaaaccctctcccttcccccatttaaTGCGGATGGGATACGACGGGACGTGCCCTGACCAATGGGACACACCTCGCCCAACGAGACGGTGCCTGCTCAGACaagacatggcctaggcatggcccaccactaccgcatgctggGCATGGGAAAAGAGGTGCAACCACACGTAGGCGGCCCTCCGTCTTCccaggcaagacttggaagggcccaacgatgggatctccgcccaggagagaccaatgggcttcctgaatcgatcggatggctcaggcgaaCGCCGAGAGATAGGCAAGCTACAGAGGGATGCctcatgtgggccatgctgactccgtcacgAACAATGAGCCTGGATCCcggtcggacatatccgataggagctcctcaaaccccatcattcaagtcatcaaggtaacattaccaaacccccactatttctttatatgatcattcattcatctgctgtcattcatacattcatgcacgcattcacattcattcatcccatacatccgaagcatcgcatatgcagttaaatgcatcacaacactccgtgttgcgtcacgaagcggcagttgcctcattcaacatgagcaacgaccgaccggggttcgaaggctagcccacgaagggcttgaggctgcctcgcatcaaacagagccaggggagaaaacacagatgagccctgagccatgcccacagaatctccatcgaggagaggccagcgggccactcgggtcggtctctggaatgacctaggAATCTACTGGgacatgggttaaggagcagtggtatgccacatgagggctatgctacacaagctaactagttacaggAGCTAcaactatgctacacaagcaagctagctacacaagagcaacaacacaagcacaatatatgaacgagtgaatacaagcttgtgtatggaCATTGCAAACCAATGGAAAGATGATGACACCATGATTTTTATCTCGAGTTTCGGTGGTTTGTCAACCACTTAATccctgttgagacaagctcaaggttgccgctggtcctcttgctagtggtgaccctcaagtcacactctcccacgtggagtgctcaCCATGGGCTCTAGCACTCGACCCAGCCAGACCACTTGACGCTCTTCACGtctcgctcaactagagttgctcttcgtgtctcccgcggggcaagcacaacacccctcacaaaAGCCTTCTCCGGAGCCACGCACAATCACCACAcgtgcttcgatggagaccacgccaccaagccgtctaggaggtggtaacctccaagagtaacaaacaccatcggcttgcaactcgattacctagtgccactcgatgcaatcactCAATACAACGCACTGGAAATTGCTCTCACActtaatcggatgatcactatcaaacgTATATGAGTAGAGGCCCAAAGTTAAACACAACACAAGGACAACACATCCCCAAAGTGATCAACACTAGCCAAAGCCGGAGCACCcctccttttatagccacaaAGGCTCAAGAGCCGTTGCTCAAAAACAGCCCCAAGCGTCTGTCAGACCGGACCCAGCACGGGACCGTCGGACCATTGTCCGTGGGTGTTGTTAGCCACTTGTGGTGTGAATGAACTTGACAAGTACAGAACCATGCAGGGGGCGGATCTGGGCCCTGGGCTGCCCGACTGTAGCCCTGGGCGAGGCACAAAAACTGTGGGAACAGGTTTCATAAAAACATGATAAAAAGGCCAGCCAGCCCAATAGCCCACCCCGACACGAGGGCAGCCCAACAGCCTGCAACCTTAGCCCTAGCCGGCGGCCGCGCGTAATGACCCCAATTCGGCGATTCCCCTCTCCAGGCGAGTCGATGCATGACGCAACGGGCGAGTCTTCCGCTTCCTCCTGCAGTCCGCCCTTGCCCCCACTCACCCATGCGGCCAGGCCTGCCGTGGCAGCGAGCCAGCAAGACTAGGCAGGCAGGCAGGTGAGATCTAGCAGAACTCCAAATCCCTACTCCCTGCTCCCTAGATTCCTAATTTTTCATTGTTCAGCGAATGTTACTTTGCAGCTGCAACATTTTATATCTTAGGGTACAGAAACTAACGCTCGAATGAATTACAAAAAATCATGTAGCAACGAGGACGTCGGTATAAGTGGTGTGAATCATGAAGGCATAtatagttttttttatatttttttgtcaTGGAAGGCTCTTTATTTGGTTTTATAGCTTCAATGTTCTATGTATTGTTTGAGCTGGTTGAATCAATATGGTGGTTTATCTTCTTTAAAACTATGTTATATGTAATAGCCTACGGCTAGTAAGATTTCTAGCCTTATGAGTGTGTCTGGTTGGGTGGCTTCCCCCAATCAGGCTTCCTAGATGAAGCCAACCATTGTTTGGTTGCCTGGTCGGACCCTGAAGCCAGGCTTAGCTAATGCAACAATAGCCTCTTAGCCAGGCTCCGCGAAAACGCCAGGATCGACCGTTCTCCTTGAGCCAGCCTTGGCTAAGCCCGCGCTCCTAGTCGTGTCACCTCCACACCGCGCTCGCAGTCGCGTCACCGAGGAGCTCGGACGCCGCCCCagtggagcgccgccgccgcccacctcCCCACCACACTCGCAGTCGCTTCACCTCCCCACCGCGCTCGTAGTCGCGTCACCGAGGAGCTCGGACGCCGCCCCGGTGGAGCGCCGCCGCCTCGTCGTGCCCCGCGAAGCatcaccaccgccaccctaggctTCACCCTGCACCGGAGGAGGAGCACCGcgtccaa is part of the Miscanthus floridulus cultivar M001 chromosome 9, ASM1932011v1, whole genome shotgun sequence genome and encodes:
- the LOC136481085 gene encoding uncharacterized protein; this encodes MASPGSVVSSLFIMMNKKTYILLRIEFLVVMVTFLFLAMSILDIFRRRFHSPIIMSIFNILDTVSDSIVLYILGAMKTATIKNQLFPVWAIVLVNFRNSIDFISGYGVPDRRGRRFTEWRNVIKLLGVGFLNGSSDSKFLLPLWSLWSLQVLRSFYRFQTRNLAVRSMWHGHSSSLISEYMRTDREPGNFRDADCDPQTMQGYKYLVYGETKRSVTLKKPQYVLRIDPYKQQRRKRSNTSIDTLTTLDKIWQSDGHLLHRHNDSSSQGGDDLKDLSLAFALYRLLRCRLEDVRLHEDAIRVNQKLIRARIAEEENDMRTFRVMELQLAFLNDYFNTRYPMVFWCGLLSLFISLALSVLTFAVVCWLSVDIRRVIKPPEGDTTHHVHGFNVDVSITWAFMFFMMFKEIWEIVTYLLSDWTRLLLTCLYQRCKSKCVRNRFAEGIILSFFKSKIISERWHGVIDQYVFLHSYDGKPRIWNLMHKVTVGVVEKKDEGAELGKAISIPDCLKPAILDKLRSLNLTHGYLAKTIKSLPEEGQREKYRWACFQLPTCSHIILVWHIATSLCEIKLAKGNGVDLTKPGFLCDLLSCFTTCCSSKSYLMDENKLSGKLQESYVIANSLSRYCAYLLVSKPEMIPDSFLVPKMVLQETIKYARDQILKDHDSLQRRYDKLMEEAKNAAEEETDKVMAERENVLRQGAILGYQLISFESEEDRWVILSEVWAELLVHLAPSWNAASHKKSLESGGEFITHIWAWLWHCGIDKSKLWPVEDSENIVTGRAMPLPHQNVVRGMKNLGNTCYFNAVLQSLLALGNMRVSMLEPDALPPKGSLGQELKNLFMETTYGNNDASIPLVPENLFNIMCSRNSKFQRGATEDSYLMLISLLDGLHDEEPGMIESLFYGQDGKNLRCKACGHATYNGGEKLDLSLAIPSKKHVSVEDCLDLYALGNIEDWLCTDCSAAGNASTKQTEQSDSGTHLKAQPSYPPNGKQISIPDNYGDEHQMEQSQKVQNKIWTTVARESNKISKAPPVLIIQLKRFNYDPHAPHDKTQKLGEPVIFEETLDITKFMHPRHTENENYKYHLVAVIVHEGQTLDGGHYITFVRASRSGYQQQVSGAASTWFCVSDEHVQDASLEEVLESQAYILFYEKLNQPNANTSLETHSSSIPHQQNNKQ